The Williamsoniiplasma somnilux genome includes a window with the following:
- a CDS encoding DHH family phosphoesterase — translation MDKKIEKKLVEKINEYKNIIVAKHILPDWDAQGSAMGMAHIIKENFKGKKIVVVGDRLNDDKDFWIDSKDLTDKFIKSALVITVDTGTSSRIDFEKFSLAKEIFKVDHHIPVDNYGNENLVDVSAIACAQVVTLWAKDMKLKVNRKAATNLYKGLLTDSNRFLFPATNVHTFEAAIELINSGIDLEEIHNYLYVGNLNLRKWTNYAFSKVEISKKGVAIIVIEEKDYKPYKLTYDEVKLALSTMAGIDEIKIWSTVIVWKGVNKVSLRSRKYDVNTVAVKYNGGGHKLASGAELDKISDYKNLVKDLDKLIK, via the coding sequence ATGGATAAAAAAATTGAAAAAAAATTAGTAGAAAAAATTAATGAATATAAAAATATTATTGTTGCCAAACATATATTGCCAGATTGAGATGCTCAAGGATCTGCGATGGGTATGGCTCACATTATTAAAGAAAATTTTAAAGGTAAAAAGATAGTTGTTGTGGGCGATCGATTAAATGATGATAAAGATTTTTGAATTGACTCAAAAGATTTAACTGATAAATTTATTAAAAGCGCTTTAGTAATCACTGTCGATACAGGTACATCATCAAGAATAGATTTCGAAAAATTTAGTTTAGCTAAAGAAATTTTTAAAGTTGATCACCATATCCCTGTAGATAATTACGGAAATGAAAACTTAGTTGATGTTTCTGCAATTGCTTGTGCACAAGTAGTAACTTTGTGGGCAAAAGATATGAAATTAAAAGTCAATCGTAAAGCTGCAACAAATTTGTATAAAGGTTTATTGACTGATTCTAATCGTTTTTTATTTCCCGCAACAAATGTTCACACATTTGAAGCAGCGATTGAACTAATTAACTCTGGAATTGATTTAGAAGAAATTCATAATTATCTTTATGTTGGAAATTTAAATCTTAGAAAGTGAACTAATTATGCATTTTCAAAAGTTGAAATATCAAAAAAAGGTGTAGCAATTATAGTAATTGAAGAAAAAGATTATAAACCATATAAATTAACTTACGACGAAGTTAAATTGGCGCTATCTACAATGGCGGGAATTGATGAGATTAAAATTTGATCAACTGTAATCGTTTGAAAAGGGGTTAACAAAGTTTCATTACGATCGCGTAAATATGATGTTAATACTGTTGCTGTTAAATATAACGGTGGAGGTCATAAATTAGCATCAGGTGCTGAACTTGATAAAATATCAGATTATAAAAATTTAGTTAAAGATCTTGATAAATTAATCAAGTAA
- a CDS encoding thymidine kinase, producing MINIFTNNNEKKLGWIELITGCMFAGKTEEFIRRLRRHGYAKHNVIAFKPSIDSRYNINSISSHSGSMLPSFPIQSTEEIKIIFERENKKRKIDVVGIDEVQFLDEKIVDYINELADNGIIVIVTGLDKDFKSQPFQNVDRLLPMAEYVDKLTAICHSCGNLANRTQRIVDGIPAKWNDPLILVSAAESYEARCRNCYISPPKE from the coding sequence ATGATAAATATTTTTACAAATAATAATGAAAAAAAATTAGGTTGAATTGAGTTGATTACAGGTTGTATGTTTGCCGGTAAAACGGAAGAGTTTATTCGTAGATTGAGAAGACATGGTTATGCTAAACATAATGTAATTGCTTTTAAGCCAAGTATTGATTCAAGATACAATATTAATTCTATTTCATCGCATTCTGGTTCAATGCTTCCTTCTTTTCCGATTCAATCAACAGAAGAAATTAAGATAATTTTTGAACGTGAAAATAAAAAACGTAAAATAGATGTTGTGGGAATTGATGAAGTACAGTTTCTAGACGAAAAAATTGTTGATTATATCAATGAATTAGCCGATAATGGTATTATTGTTATTGTGACAGGTTTGGATAAAGATTTTAAATCTCAACCATTCCAAAACGTTGATCGCTTATTGCCAATGGCTGAATATGTTGATAAATTAACTGCAATATGCCATAGTTGTGGTAATTTAGCTAACAGAACACAAAGAATTGTTGATGGAATTCCAGCTAAATGAAATGACCCATTAATTTTAGTGTCAGCTGCTGAAAGCTATGAGGCAAGATGTCGAAATTGTTATATTAGTCCGCCAAAAGAATAA